From Trichomycterus rosablanca isolate fTriRos1 chromosome 27, fTriRos1.hap1, whole genome shotgun sequence, a single genomic window includes:
- the si:dkey-1h4.4 gene encoding leucine-rich repeat-containing protein 1: MINQQESLNISHQGLVVLPAQIAQLKDLKKLFLNDNHLILPPDEILQLDQLEELVLDRNRLTLLPNISSLKHLTYLGLNHNPFTVLPEILGDLSELREFWAVDCGLISVPRSIGKLNKLTKLGLSNNALMSLPAEFGSLGSLQWLSLANNKLQDVPEEVKNLQSLVFINLDGNSFDCIPKALTDIPSLQVLLLKFNRISSVEDELIPAFSRLTKLDLRQNPLTLRPHHWKGLNCILLNATEEASMND, from the exons ATG ATTAATCAGCAGGAATCGTTGAATATCAGTCACCAGGGTTTAGTAGTTCTACCAGCACAAATTGCACAGCTGAAAGATTTAAAGAAATTGTTCCTAAATGACAATCACCTTATTTTACCCCCTGATGAG ATTCTGCAGCTCGATCAGCTTGAGGAGCTCGTCTTGGATAGAAACCGGTTGACTCTGCTTCCTAACATCAGCTCACTGAAACACCTGACGTACCTGGGCCTAAACCACAATCCTTTTACTGTGCTACCCGAGATCCTGGGAGATCTGAGTGAGCTCAGAGAGTTTTGGGCTGTAGACTGTGGACTTATTTCAGTCCCAAGGTCTATAGGCAAACTCAACAAGCTGACAAAACTGGGTCTGAGTAACAATGCCCTGATGAGCTTGCCAGCAGAATTTGGAAGCCTTGGGAGTCTGCAGTGGTTAAGCCTGGCTAATAATAAACTGCAGGACGTTCCTGAGGAAGTGAAGAACCTACAGTCTCTCGTCTTTATCAACTTGGACGGAAACAGTTTTGACTGTATTCCAAAAGCACTTACAG ATATACCAAGTCTGCAGGTTCTTCTTCTCAAGTTTAACAGGATTTCCTCAGTGGAGGATGAATTGATCCCTGCTTTTAGCAGACTGACAAAACTGGACCTCAGACAAAACCCATTAACACTCAGACCACATCACTGGAAG GGTTTAAATTGTATATTGCTCAATGCCACAGAAGAAGCTTCCATGAATGATTAA
- the ca7 gene encoding carbonic anhydrase 7 produces the protein MTGHKWGYGEEDGPSTWDRAYPIAQGARQSPINIVPEEAVFDSRLPPIFLSYDNCTSLSISNNGHSVVVEFEDGDDRSVINGGPLENAYRLKQFHFHWGGKGCGGSEHTVRGKTYASELHLVHWNAVRYQTFGEAAVAPDGLAVLGIFLEMGDGHRDLHAITDALYMVKYKGSVANFKGFNPKCLLPSDLNFWTYPGSLTTPPLFESVMWIVLAQPIQVSDKQMGKFRMLLFSAEEEELKKRMENNFRPPQPLRGRTVRTSFK, from the exons ATGACCGGCCACAAGTGGGGTTATGGTGAAGAGGATG GTCCATCCACCTGGGACAGAGCCTACCCCATTGCTCAAGGTGCACGCCAGTCACCCATTAACATTGTTCCTGAAGAGGCAGTTTTTGACAGCCGGCTCCCTCCTATCTTCCTCAGCTATGATAACTGCACCTCACTCAGCATATCCAACAACGGACATTCTGTAGTGGTGGAGTTTGAGGACGGGGACGACAGATCAG TGATAAACGGAGGCCCACTTGAGAACGCCTACCGACTCAAACAGTTTCACTTCCACTGGGGAGGAAAAGGCTGCGGCGGCTCTGAACACACCGTCCGAGGCAAAACCTACGCTTCCGAG CTACATCTTGTGCACTGGAATGCAGTTCGCTATCAAACGTTTGGTGAAGCTGCTGTAGCTCCTGATGGTTTGGCTGTGCTTGGCATCTTTTTGGAG ATGGGAGATGGACACAGAGATCTACATGCCATAACAGATGCCTTATATATGGTGAAGTACAAG ggaAGCGTTGCTAATTTTAAAGGTTTCAACCCAAAGTGTCTCCTGCCCTCTGATTTAAACTTCTGGACCTACCCTGGCTCACTGACCACTCCTCCACTGTTTGAAAGCGTCATGTGGATTGTTCTGGCACAACCTATTCAAGTCTCTGACAAACAG ATGGGGAAGTTCAGGATGTTGCTGTTTAGTGCTGAAGAGGAGGAACTGAAGAAACGCATGGAAAACAATTTCCGACCTCCACAACCGCTGAGAGGCAGAACCGTCCGCACCTCCTTTAAGTAG